A single region of the Brachypodium distachyon strain Bd21 chromosome 3, Brachypodium_distachyon_v3.0, whole genome shotgun sequence genome encodes:
- the LOC100828712 gene encoding probable glutathione S-transferase GSTU6: protein MASDDELKLLGTWASAWATRVKIALHLKGLSYEYVEQDLDNKSELLLSSNPVHKNVPVLIHNGKAICESLVILEYIDEAFDATGPSLLPADPYERALARFWAAYIDNKLAVPWAQAFKANTKEEKAQGLKQTLAAAEMLEGALKECSKGKLFFGGDNVGYMDIALGGLITWLQETEELCGTKLFDTAKTPLLLEWMERFSGLDAAKVSLQDGGRLVEFAKMRRAQMAAATTVPPKN from the exons ATGGCCAGTGACGATGAACTGAAGCTTCTGGGCACATGGGCCAGCGCATGGGCTACCCGGGTGAAAATTGCCCTCCACCTCAAGGGCCTAAGCTACGAGTACGTCGAGCAGGACCTCGATAACAAGAGCGAGCTCCTCCTGAGCTCCAACCCGGTGCACAAGAACGTGCCCGTGCTCATCCACAACGGCAAGGCTATCTGTGAGTCGCTCGTCATCTTGGAGTACATCGACGAGGCCTTTGACGCAACAggcccctccctcctccctgctGACCCCTACGAACGCGCGTTAGCTCGGTTTTGGGCCGCCTACATTGACAAcaag TTAGCTGTCCCGTGGGCCCAGGCATTCAAGGCCAATACAAAGGAGGAGAAAGCCCAAGGGCTGAAGCAGACGTTGGCAGCGGCGGAGATGCTAGAAGGTGCTCTCAAGGAGTGCTCCAAGGGGAAGCTCTTCTTTGGTGGCGATAATGTTGGGTACATGGACATCGCGCTAGGTGGTCTGATCACGTGGCTGCAGGAAACGGAGGAGCTCTGTGGTACCAAGCTCTTTGACACCGCCAAGACTCCTCTATTACTGGAGTGGATGGAGCGTTTTAGCGGGTTGGACGCAGCCAAGGTATCTCTGCAGGACGGCGGTAGGTTGGTCGAGTTTGCCAAGATGAGGCGGGCTCAGATGGCTGCTGCTACGACCGTGCCTCCAAAGAACTAA